The window GCCGACGCACCCCGAACTGCTCGACTGGCTCGCTCGCGACTTCGTCGACCATGGCTGGGACGTCAAGCGACTCTGCCGGCAGATCGTCCTTTCGGCGACCTATCGACAGGACTCGCGGGCAGACGCCGCTCTGCGCCAGCGCGATCCGGAGAATCTGCTGCTGGCGCGAGGCCCTGGCTTTCGCTTGTCGGGCGAGCAGCTTCGCGACCAGGCGCTTGCGGCGTCGGGGTTGTTGGTTCGCGACTTGGGGGGGGCCCCAGTCTCGCCCTATCAACCGGGCGAAGACTTGTGGCGCGAGGCGAACGCCATGTCGCCGCCTTATCAGCAATCGGTCGGCCAGGCGCTCTATCGCCGTTCGCTGTACTCGGTGTGGAAACGGACGGCGCCGCTTCCCAATATGATCGCCTTCGACGCGACGACTCGTGAAGTGTGCACTATGAGTCGTTCGCGGACGAACACGCCGCTGCAGGCGCTGGTGCTGCTGAACGACGTCCAATTCGTCGAGGCCGCCCGGGCGTTGGCGGTTCGCGTTATGCGGCAGGGCACGGGAACCGCCACCGACGATGCAGCGGCGGAGAGGCGCTTGGCAAAGGCGTTTCTTCTGACGACCGGCCGGCCGCCGGAGGAACGAGAGTTGACGCTACTGCGAGAGTTATACGACGAGCAACTGGCGATCTTTACGGCGGCGCCCGCGGAGGACGTCGCGGGCTTGTTAAAACTGGGCGAGTTCGCCCCGGACGTCCCTCCCTCCCCCGCTCTGGCGGCGATGACCGTCGCCTGTCAGGCGATCCTTAATCTCGACGCGACGATTATGCGGCGGTGACGAATGCTTTTCCGAATAATTGGGCCAGACAGAAACCGCGGGGCAATGCGGATTTCGTCGGAAGAAGTTGCTGAGTCGAATCGCATGTCGGCAGAGACCGCGCCCTTATCGCTTGTTGTTATCCCTCGTGACTCCTGAGTCTGCTGCGGCTGCTCAAACGAAATTCCACAGCGATCAATCTATCTATGAGCCTGTCGCCATCGCACCTGCCGAATGATTGGTCGCTCCGCGTGACGCGGCGGCATTTTTTCGGCGCCGGCGCCGGGTTGCTTGGCGGGGCCGCGCTGGGGTCGTTGCTCGCCGGGGCGCCGCGGGCGATCGCAGCCGGAGACTCGCCGGGAACGCCCGACTTCCTGCTCCCCGGGGTTCCCAAGGCCAAGCGGATCATCTCCCTGTTTCAATCGGGCGGTCCGTCCCAGGTGGATCTGTTCGATTACAAGCCGCTCTTGAACGAGCGGCACGGCGAGCAACTTCCCCCGTCCGTCCGCGCCGGCCAGCGACTCACGGGGATGTCGGCCAACCAATCGTCGATCCCGCTGGCCGGATCCCCGTTCAAGTTCGCCCGGTACGGCGAGTCGGGGGCTTGGCTGAGCGACCTTCTGCCCCATCATCGGCGGATCGTCGACGATTTGTGCATCGTCAAGTCGATGTACACCGAGGCGATCAATCACGATCCCGCGATCACATTCTTCCAAACCGGGTCGCAAATCGCCGGACGTCCCTCCATGGGGGCGTGGTTGTCGTACGGCCTGGGATCGACCAACGAGAACCTGCCGGCGTTTATCGTCCTGGTCACCGCCGGACAGGGGGATCAACCGCTCTACGCCCGGCTATGGGGCTCTGGGTTCCTCGACTCGCGTTATCAGGGGGTGCAGTTCCGTGCCGGCAAGGACCCGGTGCTCTACCTGAGCAACCCCGACGGGGTCTGCCGCTCGGGCCGGCGGGCGATGCTGAACAAGCTCAGCGAATTGAACCGCGTGCAGTTCGAGGCGGAACTCGATCCCGAAATCGAGTCGCGGATCGCCCAATACGAAATGGCATTTCGCATGCAGACGAGCGTCCCCGAGGCCACCGACCTGTCGAGCGAACCGGACCACGTGTTCGAGCTTTACGGCCCCGACAGCCGCAAACCCGGCACGTATGCCGCGAACTGCCTGTTGGCCCGCCGGCTTGCCGAACGGGGAGTCCGATTCATCCAGCTCTACCACCAGGGCTGGGACCAGCACGACGGCCTTCCCAAGGGGATCCGCAATCAGTGCGAAGAAACCGATCAAGCCTCTGCGGCGCTTGTGCTCGATCTGAAGCAGCGCGGGATGCTCGACGACACCCTGGTCGTGTGGGGGGGCGAGTTCGGCCGCACGAGTTACTCGCAAGGCAAGCTTACCCCCGAGGGATTCGGACGCGATCACCATCCGCGGTGCTTCACGGTTTGGCTGGCCGGCGGCGGCGTGCGGCCGGGGATCAGCTACGGCCAGACGGACGAGTTCGGCTACAACATCGCCGACGCGTCGGGAAAGCCGATCTCCCCCGCTAAAGAAGGTTTCACCCCAGGGGCGGTTCATGTCCACGATTTGCAGGCGACAATTCTTCGCCTGTTGGGGGTCGATCACACGAGGCTCGCCCATAAATATCAAGGTCGTCGGTTCCGGTTAACCGACGTCCACGGGCATGTGGTCTTGGATCTCGTGGTTTAGGTTCCGCCCAAATCTCGGGCAATCTGGAAGCGATAGCTGGGTCGGCTAGCCGCCAAACGATTGGCTTGCAGGATAGGTCGAAGGCCGCCGAGGTGCGGTCAGCGAGCCCCCGCGGCGGGGGTATCCCGGGAGAAGGGGGCTTGCCGGCGTTGCAGGCAGCCGGGGCGTTGATGCGGCATTGCGGACTTCTATTGCAACTGCAATTCCTTGCCGCCCAGAAGCCAAGCAGCCTATCCTGAATTTTGCGGAGATATGCCGCAGATCGTTGCAGGGATGCTGGCTTGTCGTACTCCTCCACCTTCCGAATAACCCGGGCCGACCCCTCGGCCTGACGGGGCTGTCCATGAGGCGTTTTCTGCTGGTTCTGGCAATATCGTGCGGAGCCGCCCAGGCCGTGGCGGACTCACCACCCGACCAGGGACGAGACCCCGCCTACGAACGGGTCATCGCCGACCGCTCCGAGAAGATTGTCGCCCAACTTGGGCTCGACGACGCGGCGTGCGCCAAGCGAGTCGCCGGGATCGTGACCGACCAGTATCGCAGTTTGAGCAAGCTCCACGCCCGACGTGACGAAGCCACCGACTCCGCCGCCAAGCAAGCCGTTGAATTGGAACTTTTCAAACTCCATCGGTCGTTCGTCGCGCGGCTGGGCGTTGAACTCACCCCCGCTCAAATTGACGGGGTCCGCGACGGCATGACGTACGGCGTCGTCCGCGGTACGTACGAGCGGTACGCGGCGCTGCTGCCGGAACTTACCGACGACGATCGGCGTCAAATCAAATCGTGGCTCCTCGAAGCCCGCGAGTACGCCATGGACGCCGGCTCAAGCGACGAAAAGCACGAATGGTTCCGCAAGTACAAAGGGCGGATCAACAACTACCTGTCCCAACGCGGTTTCGATCTGCAAGCGGCCGAAGAGCGCGAACGATTGGCCAAGAATCGCTGACAATAACGAGCCTGAAATGAACCTCTGTTTCAGGCTGCTCCCCGACGAACCTCCCGGCGCTGCACGGCGCCAGCATTGCGACGCTGCTTGATGAAGCGATATACCCTCCGCAGACGTGCCGGAATGACGCTGACGATCTGGGGATCGCTCGCGGGGTTCGCGGCTGCGCAGTATCCGACGATCACCCCCGACGTTGCGGCCGAGTCGGCGCGGCGCTACGAGGCGATGCGGCGTCGATCTGACGAAGCGTGGGCCAAGGCCAAGCCGCTTGTCGACCAGGGAGAATCCCGAGGCAAACCCTACATCCCTTGGGCGAAGAAGCCGTCCGACCTCCCTCAGGCGGAGATCCCCGCGTTCCCCGGGGCCCAAGGGGGGGGCATGTACAGTTTCGGCGGGCGCGGGGGGAAGGTGTACGTCGTCACGAGTCTGGAAGACCGCGGCCCCGGCACATTTCGCGAAGCCCTTGAAGCGGGGGGCCCGCGGTTCGTCGTATTCAACGTGGCCGGGATCATTCAGCTTAAAGAGCGGATCGTCGTCCGCGCCCCCTATTTGACCATCGACGGCGGCAGCGCCCCTGGCGACGGCGTTTGCATCGCGGGCGATACGGTCGAATTGGAGACCCACGACGTCGTCATCCGCCACATGCGATTCCGTCGCGGCGCGACCTGGGTCGGCGATCGCAACGACTCGATCGGCGGCAACCCGATTGGCAACATCATGGTCGACCACGTTTCGGCGAGTTGGGGGCTCGACGAAAACATGTCGATGTACCGCCATATGTACGACCCCGGCGACGGCTCGCCGGAGCAGAAGCTCCCTACGGTGAACATCACGATTCAGAACTCGATTTTCAGCGAAGCCCTCGACACGTACAACCACGCCTTCGGCAGCACGATCGGCGGATACAACAGCACGTTCCACCGAAATCTGTGGGCGTGCAACACCGGGCGCAATCC of the Pirellulales bacterium genome contains:
- a CDS encoding DUF1501 domain-containing protein, giving the protein MSLSPSHLPNDWSLRVTRRHFFGAGAGLLGGAALGSLLAGAPRAIAAGDSPGTPDFLLPGVPKAKRIISLFQSGGPSQVDLFDYKPLLNERHGEQLPPSVRAGQRLTGMSANQSSIPLAGSPFKFARYGESGAWLSDLLPHHRRIVDDLCIVKSMYTEAINHDPAITFFQTGSQIAGRPSMGAWLSYGLGSTNENLPAFIVLVTAGQGDQPLYARLWGSGFLDSRYQGVQFRAGKDPVLYLSNPDGVCRSGRRAMLNKLSELNRVQFEAELDPEIESRIAQYEMAFRMQTSVPEATDLSSEPDHVFELYGPDSRKPGTYAANCLLARRLAERGVRFIQLYHQGWDQHDGLPKGIRNQCEETDQASAALVLDLKQRGMLDDTLVVWGGEFGRTSYSQGKLTPEGFGRDHHPRCFTVWLAGGGVRPGISYGQTDEFGYNIADASGKPISPAKEGFTPGAVHVHDLQATILRLLGVDHTRLAHKYQGRRFRLTDVHGHVVLDLVV
- a CDS encoding DUF3826 domain-containing protein, which encodes MRRFLLVLAISCGAAQAVADSPPDQGRDPAYERVIADRSEKIVAQLGLDDAACAKRVAGIVTDQYRSLSKLHARRDEATDSAAKQAVELELFKLHRSFVARLGVELTPAQIDGVRDGMTYGVVRGTYERYAALLPELTDDDRRQIKSWLLEAREYAMDAGSSDEKHEWFRKYKGRINNYLSQRGFDLQAAEERERLAKNR